Sequence from the Aspergillus nidulans FGSC A4 chromosome III genome:
GGTTGGCCCTTGATCTATCCCCATGCATGAACTCGGTTGTCTCTATACTTACGGATACTCTTCCCGCCGTTCTCGGGTTGGGTTCCCGCGGCGCAGTTCCATTCTACAGATGCTGGCGGGCAGGCCAGGGGTGTTCGAAAATAAGTATCCAAATACTCTGATAAGAAAGAGCttattctcttttcttcaatcTTTTGGTAGCTATTGAGGCTGATGGAGTTGAAGTTCTCATCCGCCACGGCCTTCCATAGTCTCATAACCAGCCCTCCCGTCTGAGTAccatcttttctttttggtAAATACCTAGCGAGACGTCAGAATTAATATCAAGCTCTGTTTGTCTCGAAATCGTGAAACAATGGAGCTTCCCTTTCCGCAGGGCACTCTCATTTGGCTCGTGCTATTTCGGATAAGGTATACACAGAAAAAAACGACCGGGAAAAGATATTGCGCACCACtcaagaaaacgaagagaGAAGGGTTCACGACAAGTACGCTCAATGAAAAGGGTGTCTCATTTTTGATATCCGTCCTGTCAGGATTTGGAGTCTCGCGCACTTCCCAGCTTCCGCTTGGGCTAAAGATGATCTACGGAACTGCTGCTACGCAAACGGCACCGTGAGGTCAAACTTTCTCCTTCAGGCTAGTTAGGCGTGTATACACATCTCCACGGCGCCGTGTAGTTTGCTTCACATTTGACATATATAAACCGAAAAACCCGGAAATGGCCTTTTTGGACATGGTTGTTCCTCTCTGCCGTAGACGGTTTGGAATCTGGAGAATCGTCTCGCAACCCAGCTATCCGAAAATTACAACCCTCAACACTCCATGCTCATAAAAATGCTCCATTAACCTAGCTCAGTCGGGAGTGGCACTTCAGATACAAAAGTGACGTAAACACTTGTTTGGGCGCAGCGGTAGATCGTATAATGCAATAGACCAACAGGGAGTgtatgagaagaagaaggtaaGGGATTGAGGGTGACGCGGCTCTGGTCTTGCCTAAAGGCTGCAAGGCTGCTCAAAGTACAAAGAGATTCCTTCCGGCGCAGATTCGCTTCTCTCAtacttcttctctccttgaAACGAAAAAAAATGCCCGACCTGGGTATCAAGCACAGGCTTGAGACACGTAGCCATCGTTAATGGGTCGTCGTTATGTTACTGTCTCGGCCAAGTCCAGTCCAAGAGTCAACACAGGGACATCGGATCAGGCTTGACGGGAAGCAGATTAATGCTCAAATCCGTGATTGATTGGCCATATAGTCCACAGGGGAAAGTGGCTAGTGGCACTTGCCTATATCTCGCTAGAGGTTACCGGAGCATAGAGTAGTGGTATATGATCTGCTCAGCATTTCAGCGCAGTGTCGTCGGGAAGTCAGGCCCTTATGTCGTATAAAATTGAAAGAAGGACATTTTGGAGGATGGCTGGCGATAAAGATGGTAGTATCCTTGATCAGTGCCTAATTTGGCGGATTCATTTTTCGACATCAAGTGCACACCCAGAACCTCGTTCCTGGAACTTGTGAAACAGCATCAAGATATCTCTCAAGGCGACTATGTTCCTCAGTCGACGGCCCAAACCACTCCAACTGATGAGGTGCAGATTCGTTTTTTGGGGCTCCCTCAAACAGGCGGACGAGTACGCCCTATTTTGACAGCCGACCCCAAGGCAATGAATTTCCAGCTGCCTAAGCTCTGGATACCACTACCTAGAGAGCTTCTGTTATAGGGAAAGGCAAATGCCCCTGACTCCGCGTCAATTGTAGGGTATGCTGAAAGATCATGTCGTGATCCTCAGCCGGGTAATACAGAGATCTGCGAAGCCATACCTTTACAGCCAGCCATGCCGCAATTGATTAGAACGAATTCCAGCTTTCCACAGACGCCTTATGAGTAGCGAACGAGATCTTCCTAGCTGTAGGTGGTACTTGTCGCCGCAAGGTCTTATTAGGGGACCGGTCATATAATTTCTGATAGAGGGCGACAGATGAATATACGCAAGGGATGGCTGATCCTCGGCTATTTTGATCTATTCAAGGCTGACGTTACTTACAGCCTTCGAGAGGATATTGCACTGCAGCTCAAAGATCTGACTGCAGCCGCTCGTCATGGTTGGAGTGCGGGTCCGTTGGCTAATCGATTTCAATGTGGCCGGTCATCACGTAGCATTGACCATCTGATTGCAGGAGGTGGTTACAACCAGCTAAGGAGGTTGTTCCTAACCGGCTTTTCTAGCAACTGATGGGCGTAAGTCCTTGAGACGCGTCATTGATCGCGCCCAGAACCACACCGAATAAAACAACTATCGATAGCTTAGGTATGAGCTGAATGGCCAGGGATGGCAAACCTCCGCCAAAAAGTACTCTGAGCGTCGATACACACCGCACATGTAAGGGACCTTGGCAGGAGGTCGAGCGAGGTTACTCAGTCGCAGTCTTATAGCGGGAGTGTGTGTCGCCAGATGTTTGCATGCTGAGCCCCTGAGCTGATAAATTCTGGCAACGCCCCCTTCTGGCGAAGTGCATCTTGGCTGTGCAACCGCGATTGAATATACTATTCCCTAAGCCAAGCCATTCGAAGTCACCGCAGAAAGTGTGGATAGTTTCAGTCATTCCTGTCTAGCAGGGACCGAGTGTTAATTCCGGGCTGATACTCAAGCAGCCGATGTCCTTTGACATGGGTTACTATTGTTGGGACATCGTCATGGGGTTGTACAGGGCTCCTAATGGTCCATGACCAATGAGGTCCAGCGCATTTACTCGCCTAATGTTTCATGGTCACAATGCTAGCTGTCCAATGCTATCGTTGGCCTTGGCCATTGTACAATCGGATATTCGGGGAATTGGCGGGGAGTGGGGTTACTTGACGGGGATTCCTGGGTCGCTGCTTTGACAATCGGCCCAGGCGGGTGGATAACAACCGGTCAGGCCGTAAAACTAGATTCCTCCATGAGTATTGCAGGAGCCCTAGAGTGGCGGTGGCCCCATTAGTGGCATGGCCAACGAACAGACATAGTCTCGAGTGGCTGTTATACGCATCTTCAAGACCCAGTGgtccctcctccctcctccttccctACGTTTGGAATGGTCCAGACCTGACGGGCAAGCCGCCTTCCCCGCGTATGACACGCATTTGGGCGATTGGGTACACCAAGGGCGCGGGGCCGCTGTTCCTCGTCCTGCCATCCTTGTTGATTTGCAACAGCACTCTATGCGGCGAGTGTTTTGACACCCAAGAAATGACCCAATAGAACCCTAGCCCTAGGTGCCAGGTGATGCAAGGTACTGTCAGTATAATAGCCGCGATGCCTACCAGGCGGATCAGTTCCGCATGGCGGACAGGAATTTCGGCAGTTTCTTCCACAAACCACCCCAGAACCTGGATATCTTAAACTTTATTCTGTGCTAGGGACCAGGCCCGCCTCGTTGGTGCTCTGCTGCAGATTGTGATTGTCGTGATTAGTATGACCTTCTGAGTAAGGCGGAGTGAACTCTATAGGCCAGCAAGCTAAGGACCAAATCCCGCTGCGTCATAGGGTAGCCGAATTGATAAGGAAAAAATTGCTGGTACATTCGAATGCTGCAAAGACTTATCAGATGCTGGGTATCATCACTGCTGTGAGCCTCATGGTTGCATAAGTCCAGGGAGTGCTTGACACTTTCAGGCAGAATTTGTCAGGGATGCGCAAGCATCAAAGACCCTTTCTAGGTCAAAGAAGCAACATGGATGGATCACCACGAAGTCCGGAGTGACATGGATTTCTGCGTTGATCCGGTCTTTGCCCTGTAGCTAGGGAAAGATCTGGATGGGCCTCGGTGAAGTATTGCTAGTGGGACATGAGCCCTGGGCGTGCGCCTCGATACGTCATCTGCAGCCACAGGCTCCGATGAGCCTATTTCAGTACTTAATACTGTACGCTACTGCGAgcgccagaagcagataTACACAGCTCGCAGGCGTATTGAGTGTAAGCGTATTAGTATTTTAGCTGCATTTTATATTCGCTGCCGGATGTCAGCGGGTCAATCCGCTGAGCGCTCTGACGCAGTGCAACAATACTCGGTCTCTAAGAGAAAATCGAAACTGCGGCACTGAGGCCAGCCACAGCATCGTTGACTTTCACACTGAGAACTGTATCAAAAAAGAGTAGTAATCAGGCTTTAGAAAGTGCCGGTCTGACGGATAGCACAGGATCATTTGGAACTATCCTGCCGTAAGACACTCGGTACAGCGATATCATGCAGGAGACGTCATAAGCAGATAAGCTTGAAGCTCACCAAGACACTGCTGGCGTCCAGACCTTGTTTCTGCCCGCAAAGCAGTTATCATCGATTGGGATTGGAATATCCAGAGTGGGCAGTCTGAAATCGAACTGTAGTTGGGCTCAAAGCCGAAATTATGGTCAGTTGAACAGCGACGATGTACTTCTGGGATGCTGCTAGAGCAAGTAACGCTGGAGGCAAAAGTAAGTCGCTGACGTGATATGACGGATCCTCCAGCACTCCAATAGAGACGCTGTGCCCCAAGTGATAGCagaataaaaagaagaaagctgaagcTGTATTAGAGTGTAAGTAACGTACTAATCATCCATTATTTACATCTTTTGTGAAGTATCATCATCGATCATTTTTGTCTTTTCCTGGTTGAAAACTGCGACGGAGGTAAGCGCAGAAGGCTAGCTATTTGGGGGTCCCGAAATTGATCTGCCTCCGGAAGCTGTTCCTGGTCTGAATTGAGGGCCCAAGGCGATCGCTCCATCGTAAAAAATAGGGCCAATGGTGATGCGAGACTACACCTGGTATTCCAATCGTGCCTTGTTTTTCCTTATACTGCATACCAAGAGGACATATCCATGGCTGTGCTCAGTGCATCTCGCTGCCATTGTTCTCGGTATTCTTTATGTAGTATTTTGGGGTTGACTGTGCAGCTGGCGATAATAATTCGTTTGCGATTTGACTGTAAAGATAACGGAAACGAGTGCAGATACTGTGCGGACCGAGGCAGTGAGGTCCATCCAGCGGCCTCCATTCCCCGACAAAGACGCCAAGCTAGTCATACAAACGCATACCTTGCCAAAACAGTATGGATCCTTTGGATTTTGGGCTGGTGAAGTGAAGGTGACTAGTGGCGTCAAGGTCATAGCTCCGATAGGGAAAGAACAGGTACTATCAAAGCCGTTCTGAGATACTGTGCTAGTCAATCCTAGGTTGGCTCATGGAGGCGACACATTGCCGCCAAGGTGGCTGTATTCAACAGGAGACACTGACTTGAGATGGCGGCCCATGCCAGCTCATCAATACCAAGCGGATAACAATTCTGACTAGAGCAAACTCCGGTATTTGTATTTCGAGTCTTGGGATTTATCAGCCCTGTTTTGCGTTAGCCCCTGCAAAACCTGCAGCCCCAGGTCGGATTGACCTACCATGATCCCAGATCAGCCTGCTATTGCAGAGTCACGTTTTTCGTAACATGGATCGAGTTTCCCTCGTGAGCAGAAGCAAAGGCCACTTTATCAAAGAAGTCAGATAAACGGAAGAGAGCCCCGGGTCAAAGTGATGCCCAGCTGTCTTAGTCTCGGACAGCACAATACCATACATTGGCCGACAAGGCACGAGCCTCTTGTTGCTCATTCCTACCTCTTCAGCGTAGTCATCCTCCCAGTCGTCTAATGTCCCCGAAGACTCACCTAACCCCGACATCCGCAAACGTCGTGATTCATGATGACGGAGCCCTTCCCGTCGAGCTCGGTTTGCTCACTGTCGAGTTCTCGTCGCCTTCCCAACGGACAGCAACCACGAAAGCTCCGGGATAGCTGCATCCACTGTGCAAATTCAAAGGTCAAGTGCAACAAGGAGAAGCCTATCTGCGGTCGTTGTGTTCGGCGTCGGCTGCCTTGCGAGTATAAAGTATCCCGCCGGACTGGCCGTACTTCACGCAGCATAGCACAGCTCCTGGGATCGGGATCCACAGGAAGAACGACAGAAACATTAACAATATCCCCAGCAATCCATCCGGCAAATACCGGCGGCAACGCAACCTCAAGCGTCTTGCCATCAAACCCTGTCACCAGCGGACCATCGCAAACCCCGTTATTGACGCCGATAACCCCTATCCCGACGTCAGAGCCTTCTCCAGATCATTGCATACCCCAAACTCCAGACGTTTGgcggtccttcttgtctCCCAGCGCGTTCAACCCAGATGTTGGGGATCTGTCGTCGCTGATATCAATGCCCCCTGATGTCGGAAATTTGTTTGGATCAGTCATGGGATCGCCCCTATTCGATACCTGCGATATTGACTCACTACCAGCTCAGGCAATCGGGGAATCTGTGTCGGTCACCGAGCATCCGTTGTTTCCGACGCCAGCGCTTTCGGATCCGAAATCAGAAGACACTTCAGAAACCACATCAAATCACGTGAAGTCCTGTCTGATCTCTGTATTGGATGTCTTCAGGGACGTGTTTGCTGACACGCCGACGCCGTGCAAGAAAGCCGATAGACAGCAGAGTTCCAGCAGGGCCCCAACGATAGAGTCCGTTGTGTCAGATAATAGAGAGGCTATCGACACGCTCAGCGCTGTTATGGATTGCCCTTGCTCTCACGACGGATACATACTATCCATTGTCTCACTTGCTGTTTTGAAAGTGATGGGTAGGTATATCGCCGCAGCGAGGGGACAAATACCCGCTACGGAGGACACCAGGGGCTGGGGACAGGAGGTCTCTATGCATTCAGATAGATCTAGGCAATTCCTTCCATTCGACGAGCAGTTACCGGGCTCGCCAGGCCCGGTAGGCAGTTACTCTATTGAAGGAAGAAACCAAAATCGTATGGCAGCGCAGCTTGTCTT
This genomic interval carries:
- a CDS encoding uncharacterized protein (transcript_id=CADANIAT00006402); amino-acid sequence: MTEPFPSSSVCSLSSSRRLPNGQQPRKLRDSCIHCANSKVKCNKEKPICGRCVRRRLPCEYKVSRRTGRTSRSIAQLLGSGSTGRTTETLTISPAIHPANTGGNATSSVLPSNPVTSGPSQTPLLTPITPIPTSEPSPDHCIPQTPDVWRSFLSPSAFNPDVGDLSSLISMPPDVGNLFGSVMGSPLFDTCDIDSLPAQAIGESVSVTEHPLFPTPALSDPKSEDTSETTSNHVKSCLISVLDVFRDVFADTPTPCKKADRQQSSSRAPTIESVVSDNREAIDTLSAVMDCPCSHDGYILSIVSLAVLKVMGRYIAAARGQIPATEDTRGWGQEVSMHSDRSRQFLPFDEQLPGSPGPVGSYSIEGRNQNRMAAQLVLSELHRVQRLVNVLASRLENVRLRSCLSPASTFGPNSTDSIIENPLLAARRILPLSGSTFSKMEDDLRKRLRAVSSETIEILRRA